The nucleotide window TGGGCttgtttggggagtgagatgagatgagaattttgtaaatagtaataagataatttgtaaatagtagtgagatagtttgagttgggtattttttgggttttgggaaaggagagagaaaaagttgaataaaaaatattataaagttagaatattataataatatagttttataatattatttttgtttggagatttgaaaaagttgaaattattttttactttttatttgaaagtttgaaaaagttgtaatggttagtttgaaaattttatttttgaattatgtttggaaataagatgggatgagatgaaatgagatcatatgggaattttgtgtctcatctaaGGCCCCAAACCACCACACCAAAGTTGAAATGGCATTTTTAAtctctaatctaatttttttgttcgTTAGGACTATTATTTGGGTTCTGGTTTGGGAACTAAGGTATACCTGGATTGGAACCCAGGTTTCAAACCTGGGCTAGAACCCGGACAGGGTTAGCCCAAGTCAGACTTGGGCTGGAACCTGGATGAATCCGAGTTTTAAACCCGCAACCCGAGTTTACAACTCGGTACCCgggtcttttttgtttttgtgaagGTTTTGATGTTTCTTTTAGCCTTGGTGTGGTGGCTTTGGCAATTTTATTCTGAAGAGCGCGCCAATTGCTGTCTTCTCCATATTCCCAAAGGACTCGCACCAGTTCAGTATCTCACCAAGAGTTTAAAGTTATCTTCTGCTTTAAGACTTGCCTATCATAGGCTTGTTCCAATCAATTATAtcaaacacaaatttaaaaCGACAATTTAGCAAGCAAATATAGGAAACACACCAATTCATTCATTCCCACCATAAACAGTTATATCAAATACATAAGAGACAATATATTGGAGGGAAAAGACATCTCTATCGAGAAGGAAAGCAAAGAATCGTCAATCACTACAGGCTATTCCTGGGATTAATGTATCATTTCCTTCTCCCTCTTATACTACTGTTATTCCAAAGACTCTTTTCATCTCCCTAAGTAGATGTTCTCCTTTGTTCCCTTCTGTCATATATGAGGCTATTTGGAAAGCAGAATATCTAAACATTATGATTACATACAGTTACAAGACACATAAAAACCTTCaaactgaaaggaaaaaaaaggtactCGAACTGGGTTCCGGACTGGGCCAGGAAAAGATCCAgtccggatgaacagtcctacagTTCGTAgcacaattttctcaacaaaataAGTAAAGGAGTACTAAAACCATAAAAGATGTtgttgtataaaaataattttacaaactgacgtgatttcatgTGATCCATCAGATctacttcaaaataaaagtaattttacaatctgtcGGATCACATTAAGCTACATCAGTTTGTaggattatttttgtataatctttttgtggtTAGAACATTTTTCAAATGTCTGCTATTATGAACCTTGTTGTGAATTTGTTGTAATGTTGAATGAAGTTGCCGTAGTGTATTAAGGAACCCAACGAGAAGTAATAAAATGCTTCAATAATGAAATGAGAGCAAGCAGGgaaggtgtttgataaaagttCTCATAGactcatatgtattttttttttgttttttgttttttttaaagagtcgAGGTTCACCTGTCCACGAGTGACCCCTCCCCAGTTTATTAAAAccctcacttttggcggaggaataccttaTATACAACTGAACTTTccaaacatataaataataaattcgaAATCACAAAAACCAACTCCCTCAATCACTTTTCTTATACTTACGCAAATAAGGTAAGTTGCTATGATCAGTCCGAAGAATACCCTTAAGCAACATTGGAATGTTTTCGTGTGACAACCATTCTTCATTGCATCCACTACTTCCCATTCTAGCCAAAAAATCTGCTCCCGTATTTCCTTCCCTAAAAACATGTTGTACTCGGCAATTAAGATTCgataaaatcccaacaatttcaTCCAAAAAGTCCTCCAGATACCATAAGCTACATTTCCCATCTTTCAACCAATTGACCACCAATAGAGAATCAAGttccaaaataatattgtcAACTCCCAACTCACGGCATCTACGTAATCCCAGTAATAATGCCCGAAGCTCTGCATTTGTATTGGTTCCCCTGCCCAATCGAGCAGCAAATGCAAACTTCATATCACCATATTCATCTCGCAATATATTCCACCAGCTCCCAGCTCAACTGGATTATTTAAACAACTACCATCAATGTTTAATTTGACCCAACCAAGATCAGGTTTATGCCCAGAGACTGCTATTACTCCTTCCTTGCTACTTAACTTAATCGGCAACTGCAGCAACTTAAGAACTTCCACATCCCGTCGTCCCAAACGAGATCCATCCTTAAGCCTTAATCCAACCTAGTTAATCTAGCATTTGATAGACCTCCACAACAAGCCAACTGAACCCTTTCTTCTGTCCATTCAGGACAAACACCTCCAACCCCATAACCTCCATGTGACGATACTCGGAATTAACCCCAGTAAATTCCCCACCTGTGAAGTTTTCTTAGTGCGTCTGAACCAAGCCTCAACCGTTGCCTTCCATGACCTGTTAACTATATACGGTACCCCCAGAGCATGAGAACAAATTTTCCAGATAGCTGTAGCCACCTCTCCCCCATAAAGGACATGATTCAAGTCCTCCAATGCCCCCTGTCGACAGCGCCCGCACTTAGACACCATCGGATTGCCAATATTTCTTGTACTTTCATCTACACTGAGACTCTTGAGCAAAGCCTTCCACATTAGCACTGAAATCTTTTTTGGTAATGCTGTATGCCAAATCCATTCTGACCATTGTGACTTTGGAACCATCTCACGAACAAGACTCCATgcattttttgttgtaaaacACCCATCCGAGGTGCCCATCCAAACCAGTTTATCATTACCAACTCTTGTGCCAAGAATCGTTGAAACAATTAATTCCTGTTTCTCTTGGCCTACCAAATGCTGTAGAGTATCCACATCCCATCGATTTCCCTCCATACAATCTTTCACAAGTAAAGTTGGATCTACCACATCCCTCTGTTGATCAAATAATGGTCCAGAATCCATCCATCTGTCCCACCAAAAGGAAAGATTACCTTCCCTGACCAACCATTTAGAGTTCTTCAACACAAACGGCACTTCACGCaccaccatcttccaaaaacaAGTACCCCTCGATTGCGAAACTAAAGAAATATGTTGCCCTTTCACATATTTGGCCTTAACATATCTTGTCCACAATGaatctaaattaattagattCCATGCAAACTTCAAATGCAATGATTTTTGTACATCATATAAATTCCTCAATCCAAGACCCCCCTCATCACCTGGTCTGCAAATATTCTCCCATCTCACCCATTTCCTTTTTAGTTTACCATCAACTGAGCCCCAGAAAAATGAGCTAAACAGTCAATGTATCGTTGCAATAATCATGTTTGGTACCTTAGTGAAGGCCAACAAATGTACCGGTAGACTagataaaacatttctcaacaaAATTAGCCGAGCTCCCGAAGGAAGAAATTTCACTTTCCAACCTTCTATTCTTTGCCGTATCCTTTGAACCAACTCCTCATAATACATTCCTTTCACCCTTCCAGTTATAATTGGCACCAAGGTACTTTGTCGGAAATTGTCCTTTTGTAAATCCCGTTATAGCCAATAGTTCATGCTACCTACGAATCggaatttttttgagaaaaaaaattgatgacttggATTCATTCACCTTTTGTCCCGACCACAAGGCATATAATCCAAGAATAGCTTTAATTTCTTGCATCGATTGTTTACTCCCATTTGcaaatatcatcatatcatctGCATAGAGTAAATGAGAAATACAAGGCCCATTTCATGGGGTCATAAACCCACCAATCTTACCCCTAGCAAATCCTTGTTTGAGGAGCCGAGAAAAAACTTCCTCTACaacaatgaataaatatggagaAAGAGTGTCCCCATGCTGCAACCCCCTACCACTCTTAAAATATCCTTTAGCCTTCCCATTCATAACAATTGAATACCATGGCGTAGTAACACACTGAACAATCAATTGACAAACTTGAGCCGAAAAATCAAAAGCACTTAACACATGGAACAAGAACTTCCAATCAATcgtatcataagccttagcAATATCAACTTTTATAACTACATCAGACCAACCTCCATACATCAGACCAGGGGTTTACAAATTTCCAGATCCCCTTTTACTCAGTGCCCTCTTTTCCTTATATCCTCCCAGGGATAACAAACTAGACAAATAACCAAATAATACTTGTAAAGTAAAATAACAGACTATGAAAATAGACTACTACAAGGACCCAAATGACAAGTAAATAAAAGACCCCAAAACCTTGCTTTGCATGTCCACTCAACCTCTAGTAAATGATATCGCATCTCGACGAGACCATAACAATCCCCTTCTcttaaagaaccttgtcctcaaggttaaGAGCATTAATACAACTTGGGGAACTTGGATATGCCTATTGACATCTGAGAAGAATGGAGGCAGCAAACCTTCTCTAGCCATAGCCATCCAAAGTCGTGGTTGAGGAAGATTGCCACTCAATAGGATTCTTCACCTCCTCAGCAGTGCTGGCAACTGAATCAAGACCAAAGAATATTATTGCAAAACCAGCAAGCATTCCATCGACACCAAAGGGAAAATACCCTGTTGGAACTTGATATCCAGTCCACCCAGACTTAAATCCCAAATAGCCACCAGCTATTATGACATAAATCATGGCACATACATTTGCGGTAGTGACCATGATTTGCGGCAGTGTACTTTCCTTGATTCCTTCTTTAATATTGagtttcttatcaaaataaacaGCAAAGTTGCTGGGTAGAAACCCATGTATTgaccctatcattattctagGAACATTTTGACTAACTGAAACAGTAGTACCCAATGTTACTACCTCTAAGGCATGaaaaacaaataaccaaaaaGGTCAATCAACTTTGGGCCCTGCACTCATGAATGTGTTTTTTTCCTCCTGAATGGATTTCTAATGGCATATTTGTgtgaatgaaagaaaagaggGCCAATGATTCCAATTATCTTCCCAACCTTGGTTCTCAAGAGGATAACACCCCATTTGAAATAAACCATACCCATTAC belongs to Juglans regia cultivar Chandler chromosome 8, Walnut 2.0, whole genome shotgun sequence and includes:
- the LOC109007815 gene encoding uncharacterized protein LOC109007815, with product MKFAFAARLGRGTNTNAELRALLLGLRRCRELGVDNIILELDSLLVVNWLKDGKCSLWYLEDFLDEIVGILSNLNCRVQHVFREGNTGADFLARMGSSGCNEEWLSHENIPMLLKGILRTDHSNLPYLRKYKKSD